The genome window TGGGTTACCTGACCTAGTACCACGCGCCGCCTCCGTCATATTTCGGGTAATCTCCATGGTGGTTACCGATTGCTCCTCTATGGCACCGGATATCGTTATTGTAATTTCATTAATCCGCCCAACGATTTTTCCAATTCCCCCAGTGGCTGCAATGGCTTCTTGAGAATCCCCCTGAATGGCGGTTATTTTCTGCCTTATTTCTTCTGTTGCTTTAGCGGTTCCCTTTGCCAATTCTTTGACTTCATTGGCAACCACTGCAAACCCCTTCCCTGCCTCACCGGCACGGGCGGCTTCAATGGTTGCATTCAATGCTAACAGGTTGGTTTGCTGTGCAATCGAAGTAATGACTTGGATGACATCTCCGATTTCCACGCTGGACTGTTCAAGCTTTGAGACAAGGGTATTCGTCGTTTTGGCAGCAATGACCGCCTCTTGGGTTATTTGGCCTGCCTGTTGAACATTTTTTGATATATCCTTAATGGTTGATGACATTTGCTCCGCAGCCGTTGCCACCGCTTGGACATTTTGGTGGGTATGGTCACTGATCGCAGAAACGTTGTTTGATTC of Nitrospiria bacterium contains these proteins:
- a CDS encoding methyl-accepting chemotaxis protein, which encodes MTGRVWISAFPCLQVPAGQAGNDKIYPLTSTMSRFLIFRRILKPIDILVDASKAVGEGNLSVLIDLQQKDEIGWLANHFRFLIENLREIIERVVKTSDHVASATEEITSTAQKLRENSGLTERESNNVSAISDHTHQNVQAVATAAEQMSSTIKDISKNVQQAGQITQEAVIAAKTTNTLVSKLEQSSVEIGDVIQVITSIAQQTNLLALNATIEAARAGEAGKGFAVVANEVKELAKGTAKATEEIRQKITAIQGDSQEAIAATGGIGKIVGRINEITITISGAIEEQSVTTMEITRNMTEAARGTRSGNPKHFRSQKSFNEYGKWGRKCIVGIPKTFLIRGRTPGLSEEI